The following nucleotide sequence is from Triticum dicoccoides isolate Atlit2015 ecotype Zavitan chromosome 7B, WEW_v2.0, whole genome shotgun sequence.
GGAAATGACTGACTCAAGATGCTTATCAGCGAGTTCACACATGATACGAGCTGATTTGCGGTCGTCATCCATGGTCAGCCACTGCCATATGATTATTCAAGCACATCATTAAGATAAGTAACACTGAAATGGAATTATATAATACATGCAGCCATTTTAAGTACAGTAAAGATGATTTCACAAGATGTAGAAATAATGTTGACATGGAATCTGGAATGCATGCCTTATAATGTCAATAAGAGATATGCAAACATATTTGCATGGCATTTCCCATATGAGCAAGAAAGAACAGGCAAAGGTTCAAGCAGCTGGAAAAGCTAGTGTCTACAATCCACAAGTTTCAATCTGAAGAGTATAGTGCAGCAGCAAATTGCATAAAACAGCCAATATAGTTAGGCAACAAACATGTgcataaagaaaaaaaaaggagaaatccCCTGGTGTGTTCTGACCCTAACCATTCAATGCACCATCAGGTATATGTAAAAGCATCTCCAACTGAATCCTAATCGCAACCCATTGCTGTTTTTTTATCAGAAAGCAGAAAACCAGTCTCCAACTAACCCCATCAGGAGAGTATCTTCCTTATTTCTCGGTGAAATTTGGCTTGTTACTTCAGGAACAAAGATACAATACAGCTCAAAAATAATGTTTCATTTCTTATACGCGTTTTGGTTTTGGCTCGATGTTTCAAGATCAGATGACTTGAACAACAAAATATGTTGTTAGTTAACATGTGAAGATTGCCCTTTTGTGATGTTAAAATCCATAATATGCCAAGGCATGTGAATTAAATAAAATTATCTTGATGCTTCGTTATTCATGCAAATTTCTGATGTCTTTTCTATTTTACATGTCAGTGTAGTTTATTACTATGCTACCATTACTAAGCAACCCTAACACACATAGTTCACATCTAAACGCAGAACCGTCATGGCATTGAGCATTCAACAGCTGATATTTTTTGTGTGCTAGGTATGCTGCAGCAACAAAGAGCTAGTCGTCGTCGTATGACAATGAGACAACAAATCGAGAAATTACATGAGGAAGCTACGACCACGCACTGCAAGGTGGTCCCGAGACTCTTGGAGCATGAAGAGATATGGAGAGGGAATTTTTTTAAGAGGCTCTCCATATAAAGATATGGGGGTTTCTTTGGCGATGCTCTAGCTAAATATTATACAATATTCATGAAGGAAAAAATATGCTGCGGAATATAACAGCATATGAGATGGTAAGTTCTGTGTTTGCGGAAACAAACCATTCCCTGCATCATGATGTTGGCACGGTACTGCCATGGTAATATCTCTTAGAATTAGAAGTGTGGATGTTATATGTGCAACAGAATGCATAGGTAGTATTTTTAACACTTAATGCAGAAGGATTTCTATATATGAACAATGAGAAATACTTTATTGAAAGGCAGAAACCAAAATCCAGTCTACACAAACATATACTGATGCTTGGAAACTCCTAACGGCTCCGAAGCTATTTGTCTTTTGGaattgcaaaaaaaaaattcaacTGAAAGACACATGTAAatattgcaataattatttggaatGGCAGATTTTCCTGGAAAAATATACATCTCTGCGAGCTGTGAAAAGAACAAGCACATCGCAGCACTAGTCTCCCATCCTCCCTTGTGTTCGTTTGCACAGTTTACAAATGAAAATACTGCTTCGCGGTCCATAGTTTTTTAACTCAAAAAACTTCTAAAATGTAGAAGAAAAAAAGAGCTCACTACAGCTCAGGAGCCAACTGTCTATTATCCTAATGTGGTGGATAAGGACTGAGTGGTGTTGCGCATAGCACTCATGGCTTGGAGTCAGGATGCTTCACAGACGACTCCTTCTGCTGGCGTATGTGTGCCAGACATGTCCCTTCCAAAAGTCATAAGAAGAATATTGGTTCCCAAACAAATACTATCAAGCATGACAAATAATTGCTGCAAATCTACCCCCACGCATGCTATTCTTGTTTCAtcttcatacatacatatataagaACAGAAAATGGAAATTTTACCTTGGGGACAAGCTTGGCAGCTTCTGGAAGCAGAGGGGCGTCTGGGCATGCTTGGGCGGTGAGCTGACTTGGACATAGGTGGTCTTGATGGCGGACTGGGTAGAGACCTTGCCAGGGCGAATGCGGGGTGGGGGAAATGGGGACCGGCAGCTTAGATATGATTCTAGATAATctggctactgttttattcatactACTTGTCTGTTGGAATAATTAAAGAAAAGTCAGAAAGATATGAGGAAAATGAGAAGCAGAAACTAAATTAACAAAAATGTTCACCATCTCGATGTCAAAACAATCATGGAGCCACCGCCGAATCTGATCAAGCGTAAGAGCAAACTCCAATTTATCAAATCGACAAGTGCAAATACCCATAACTAAAAGATTATCTGTGAATACAGGTCTCCCAGGacactcctttccccccggcatagTGAACTCAAAAAACTCCAAGTCAGGATCGTAAACTGGACCCAAATCATTGCCAATTATTGGGAGGCCACTGCAGTGAAGAAAGACATGTTATGCATTTAGTGAATATCTTGTACAAGATTTCAGTTAAGCTGTTTTCACTTTAAATTTTAACAAATGTTAACAACTCACCATATTTTACCATTTGAGGTAGTGCCAAACAAAATCTTCTGACCATTTGGTATACAAAAGATTGAGAACACTTTTGTTCCCCTTTTGTAAATAGACTGATCCATCAAATTCTCATCATCAATGAACTTTACAGGTTCATAGGTCCTCTCAGGGAAAGGAATAAGTACAAGACACAAGTCTTTCCACCAACTGATGCAATAAACCATGCCCATAGCTGAATGCCCATCAAAGAAGTCCACTTGAAGAAATATATTCTCATTTAGTATTTCAATGGTATCAAATGCGGGACCAAAGCATGTGGTGAAATTTCTGAAAATTGTAGAGCAGCTGAGAATTAGCATGGACTCCTGAGATGAATAAATGATGGAACCTGTTGCCCGAGGCATAATCGGTCTCCTCCCCTCCGTAGACCAATCCCTCCACCAAACTTTTAGGCAAACAACTGACTGAAGATGTCTATCAGCAAGATCATTCATGATATGAGCTGACTTGCCGTTGTCATCCATGGCCAGACACTGCCATATGATTATTCAAGCACACCATCAAGATAAGTAGCATGGAAATGAAATTATATAATATATGCAGCCATTTTGAGCAAAAGTGAAGATGATTCCATCAGATATAGAAATAatgttgacatggaaatatggaatGCATGCCTTATATTGTCAATAAGTGACATGCAAACATATTTAGATGTCTCCCATATGAGAAGAAAGAACAGTCAAATGTTCAAGAAACTGGGAAATCTAGCATGCCTACAATCCAATAGATTCAATGTTAATAGTATAGAGCAGCAGCAAATCACATAAACCAGCCAAATCAAGCAAGTCAGTGGATTTGAGCTTATGAGGTGTCCATCCTCATTTACCTTTTTCTCTTCAGCAACCGCATCTTCTGTTTTACTCTTGATTCCCCATGATTTGCTGCTATCTTCGTTGGGTTCTACAACCAGCACTCCATCCTCACCAGTTCCTAAGCCTGTGCTGTCTGCCTTGCTATCAGTCCCAATAAGTAGAGAGTTTGATCCAGTTGGGACATTGGATTTCTTTTCTGCATCCAAATCTTTCATGCCCGACTCATCCTTCTGAACCTCTGCTGCCTCGTTACAATCTGCATTCTTGTCAGCATCTTTTCGACTGCCATTGCTGCAACCATTGACTTTGTCACCCGCTCCACTGCCCTTTACATTTGTTGTCGCGACATCAGAAGGTGGAGACTTTGAGATGGGGATACTTCCCTTAACACCAGAATCACTTGGGGTAAACCTGATTGCAGAGAAAGGATTAGAAGAAGGAGCTGGCAGTGGCTGCTGGCTTGTAACCTCAACAGTCGTTCTGATTGTCAGCACTTCTTTACGAGCTTTCTTAAATGTCCTTGCCTCTTGCTCTGGTGAGCCATCATCAAGCTCAGGATTGTCCTTGTTGATTTGTTTATCTGCAGCCCTCTTCCTAGAGGTCTGAGGATGTTCCTCAACCACCATCTTAGGAGTTTTGAGTACCTGGATGTAAAAATATTGGAACAAACTATGAAAACAGTTACAAAGTAGTTTAGACAAGTAACCATCCAGTCATCACGGAGATAGCACAGTTTAGACAAATTTGACTACGCAGACCATTTACAGAATAAACTTAAAATAAACCAGGAAAGTTGAAAAGTTATTATTGTTGTATAGGGTGGAACAAGTGTACACAAAATAAAAAACCATAATGTAGCCAAACTAGGTTGCCCAAAGTTGCAAAGATGGACTCATGTACATCACTGTGAGCTGTGAAAGAAAAAAAGCAGATCACAGCAGTAATCATCCTTGTGTTCGTTTGCACAGGTCACAAATGAAAAATATGCTTCATGATCCATAATGTGTTTCCTCATGTAAAAGGGGGGCTCCGGAGCCAACTTCTATTATCATTCCCATTAATCAAAAAAAAACTTCTAttatcattccctcaaaaaaaaattctattatCCTGGTACGGTGGAGGGAGTGACCGGTGGAGCGCATCGCACGCATGGCTTGGAGTCAGGTGGACGACTCGGTCTATGCAATTGTACATGCCATCTGCTGTTTCTTTTttctaataaaaagaaaaacaagccATCCGCTATCCTTTATCAGATACGTCCCTTCCATCAGGCATAAGAAGTCCCCAAAATAATCAAGCATCGCAATACACGTGGAAAAGCAAAACCACCCGCACACATAACAAATTAAGCAGCGCGCATACATCCATATGCAATAGAATGGAAGTTTTACCTCGGAACAAGTTCAGAAGCTTCTGATAGCAGAGGGGGCGAGCTTGGGGGCGAGCTGGCTCGGACAGAGGCGGTCTTGACCGCGGGCTGGGCAGAGACCTCGTCGGGGCAGATGCGGACTGTGGCGAGTGCGTCCGGCAGCGGCGCGAGCTGGGCCGAGCTATGGGTGGACGAAGGAGGACGTGGAGATCTGGTACCGGAACAGGGCGGCCGCGGCGGGAGGATGGCGCAAAACCCTAACACC
It contains:
- the LOC119337494 gene encoding uncharacterized protein LOC119337494; amino-acid sequence: MKDLDAEKKSNVPTGSNSLLIGTDSKADSTGLGTGEDGVLVVEPNEDSSKSWGIKSKTEDAVAEEKKCLAMDDNGKSAHIMNDLADRHLQSVVCLKVWWRDWSTEGRRPIMPRATGSIIYSSQESMLILSCSTIFRNFTTCFGPAFDTIEILNENIFLQVDFFDGHSAMGMVYCISWWKDLCLVLIPFPERTYEPVKFIDDENLMDQSIYKRGTKVFSIFCIPNGQKILFGTTSNGKICGLPIIGNDLGPVYDPDLEFFEFTMPGGKECPGRPVFTDNLLVMGICTCRFDKLEFALTLDQIRRWLHDCFDIEMTSSMNKTVARLSRIISKLPVPISPTPHSPWQGLYPVRHQDHLCPSQLTAQACPDAPLLPEAAKLVPKWLTMDDDRKSARIMCELADKHLESVISLKVQWKYSSKEGRKPMRSYGTGSIIHSSKKFILILSSSKALRAFTTRPGPDFNSVGMLNENIILRVDFLDGHSAKGEVYCVDWWKDLCLVFVPYPKKSYVPVKFIDNEDLMGQSFYKRATEVFSIFCFPTCQKDDKVLFGTTINGKICGGPVIGKDLDPVYAPDLEFLSLICRGHWDVMGHLYSMRAI